In Paenibacillus guangzhouensis, a single window of DNA contains:
- the pstA gene encoding phosphate ABC transporter permease PstA, with translation MSGFTATKRNMRARFMDRMATGGFWAIGLLIILLIFWLLYTIMHKGLPEITPKFLVDLPDEIEAGGGIGPMLFNSFYVLILSLIISIPIGVGAGIYMAEYAPANKFTEGLRICVEALSSVPSIVFGMLGLAIFAEYFGIGLTILGGSISLAFLNLPMLTRVTEEAIRAVPNELRNASYALGTTRFQCIRTVVLPVALNAIVTGVCLVAGRAFGESAVIILTAGLSTSGEMWDFSLFAPGETLAVHLWYVQSEAIVEDARQIADKSAAVLVFVVLLINMVFRIPLWFNNRKLKR, from the coding sequence ATGAGTGGATTCACAGCGACAAAACGAAATATGCGTGCGCGCTTCATGGATCGGATGGCGACAGGGGGCTTCTGGGCTATTGGCTTGTTGATCATTCTTCTGATCTTCTGGTTGCTCTATACGATTATGCATAAAGGATTGCCGGAGATCACACCGAAGTTCTTGGTTGATTTGCCGGATGAGATTGAAGCGGGCGGCGGGATCGGCCCGATGTTGTTCAACTCGTTCTATGTGCTTATTCTGTCGTTAATCATTTCGATTCCGATCGGGGTCGGCGCAGGAATATATATGGCGGAATATGCGCCAGCGAACAAATTTACGGAAGGTCTGCGGATTTGTGTAGAAGCACTATCCTCTGTTCCTTCGATTGTATTCGGGATGCTGGGACTCGCGATCTTCGCAGAGTATTTCGGTATTGGCCTCACAATTCTTGGCGGTTCGATCAGCTTAGCTTTCTTGAACTTGCCGATGCTGACTCGCGTGACAGAAGAAGCGATTCGTGCGGTACCGAATGAACTTCGGAACGCATCTTATGCATTAGGTACGACGCGATTCCAATGTATCCGTACGGTCGTATTGCCTGTGGCTTTGAATGCGATCGTGACAGGGGTATGTCTGGTGGCGGGCCGCGCATTCGGTGAATCGGCGGTTATCATTCTAACGGCGGGACTAAGCACGTCGGGCGAAATGTGGGATTTCAGTCTATTCGCGCCAGGCGAGACGCTTGCGGTTCATCTCTGGTACGTACAGTCTGAAGCGATCGTCGAAGATGCGCGTCAAATTGCAGACAAGTCCGCGGCGGTGCTTGTATTCGTCGTTTTGCTGATCAATATGGTCTTCCGTATTCCACTGTGGTTCAACAATCGCAAATTAAAGCGCTAA